One window from the genome of Phycisphaerales bacterium encodes:
- a CDS encoding BatA and WFA domain-containing protein produces the protein MTFLAPFSALVAAIVAGTILVALYMLRLLRPTVRVPSTLLWLQKRQDVEANAPFQRLHWSVLLFIQLLIAACLVLALGQPVTSGSLEVAGRTVLLVDQTASMNMVGSDGLTRLDHAKRKAIQLVRDVLGQSSTGNNQVMVVGVASQPQILTGFQSNLAVVERAIENLEPTDESANIREAMELAANITQGSSDQDDAPGVVFISDGVGARPGLDGIDTDILASAKVHWIPIDDGLEANIGIVSFSARRDHRDPAEIRLLAQVTNSSDQPIENTVIFEVVSGQLAGEMLIEPLSLPGATSEGPGKAVVAGRMQMASAGVLTASLGTEIGLSADNQASVVIEALKLPKVVVITPDEQAPDAFLIAMLEALVPGGWEQWKFSTYETKMANLGRSIDGAEAQPIWSGSDLIIFDGIAEEIDLEKIPVDSITFKPAANDASTGRRLISWDRTNPLLQHVAMDDLVFVPGEPISKKDQLKVIADGRDGPVIAVTQQDLRKHLIVGFQLSQSTWPLQPGGIVFMQNALDLQVGGGAGAQARSYQPGEMAQIKWPSRAKSLQLNDTTTMQLPPLKNKMTTTQLPQMAGLYEVTDSTGAAVQGTSSQRYLALNLASPTESDLRRVPRVDVGGRLVAAGGPVQGLHALWPWLVAAAFLLLSIEWLVYMAQRRSA, from the coding sequence TTGACTTTTCTCGCTCCCTTTTCCGCACTTGTAGCAGCAATCGTGGCAGGCACGATACTGGTCGCTCTGTACATGCTTCGGTTATTGCGACCGACTGTTCGTGTGCCGAGCACTTTGCTTTGGCTGCAAAAACGACAAGACGTTGAGGCGAACGCACCGTTCCAGCGTTTGCACTGGTCAGTCCTTTTATTTATTCAACTTCTTATTGCTGCATGTCTTGTTCTGGCATTGGGACAGCCTGTGACAAGTGGTTCTCTTGAGGTCGCTGGTCGAACAGTTTTGTTAGTAGATCAAACGGCCTCCATGAATATGGTTGGCAGTGATGGTCTGACAAGACTAGATCATGCGAAACGCAAAGCCATTCAATTGGTTCGTGATGTTCTCGGCCAATCATCGACTGGAAATAACCAGGTAATGGTTGTTGGCGTCGCATCGCAGCCACAAATTCTCACTGGGTTTCAGTCAAACCTTGCTGTGGTGGAACGTGCTATTGAAAATCTTGAGCCCACAGATGAATCAGCAAATATTCGAGAGGCAATGGAGCTGGCGGCGAATATTACTCAAGGTTCATCCGATCAAGATGATGCACCTGGTGTTGTGTTTATTTCAGATGGTGTGGGCGCCCGTCCAGGTCTCGACGGCATTGATACGGATATTTTGGCTTCAGCAAAGGTGCATTGGATTCCAATTGATGATGGGCTTGAAGCCAATATTGGCATTGTGTCTTTTAGTGCACGGCGGGATCATCGTGATCCAGCCGAGATTCGTTTGCTTGCCCAAGTCACCAACAGTAGTGATCAGCCCATTGAAAACACAGTTATCTTTGAGGTTGTGTCCGGGCAGTTGGCAGGTGAAATGTTAATCGAGCCTCTCAGTCTGCCAGGGGCAACATCTGAAGGTCCGGGCAAAGCAGTTGTTGCGGGACGAATGCAGATGGCATCTGCAGGTGTTCTCACAGCGTCTCTCGGCACAGAGATAGGTTTGAGCGCAGATAATCAGGCATCGGTTGTGATCGAAGCACTTAAGTTGCCAAAGGTCGTTGTGATAACGCCCGACGAGCAGGCGCCCGATGCTTTTTTGATAGCCATGCTCGAAGCGCTTGTTCCTGGTGGATGGGAACAGTGGAAATTCTCTACGTATGAAACCAAGATGGCGAACTTGGGTCGTTCCATCGATGGGGCAGAGGCGCAACCGATATGGAGTGGAAGTGACCTCATTATTTTTGATGGTATTGCCGAGGAAATAGATCTGGAAAAGATACCTGTTGACTCAATCACATTTAAGCCTGCTGCTAATGATGCATCTACTGGTCGCCGACTTATTAGTTGGGATCGTACAAATCCACTCCTGCAACATGTCGCTATGGACGACTTGGTATTCGTCCCTGGTGAACCAATCAGTAAAAAGGACCAACTTAAGGTCATTGCGGATGGGCGTGATGGACCAGTGATTGCCGTTACTCAGCAAGATTTACGCAAGCATCTGATTGTGGGCTTTCAACTATCACAGAGCACGTGGCCCCTTCAACCCGGAGGGATTGTATTTATGCAAAATGCACTTGATCTACAAGTTGGTGGAGGGGCCGGCGCCCAAGCTCGTTCTTATCAGCCTGGTGAGATGGCTCAAATTAAATGGCCTTCACGCGCTAAGTCGCTGCAGCTCAATGACACAACAACGATGCAATTGCCACCCCTAAAAAACAAGATGACCACAACCCAGTTACCACAGATGGCTGGGCTTTATGAGGTCACTGATAGTACTGGGGCCGCAGTCCAAGGCACATCCAGCCAACGATATCTCGCTCTTAATCTAGCGAGCCCCACCGAGTCCGATCTTCGTCGTGTTCCACGTGTTGACGTTGGGGGACGATTAGTCGCAGCTGGTGGCCCAGTGCAAGGCCTTCATGCGCTATGGCCTTGGCTTGTTGCAGCGGCATTCTTGTTGCTGTCGATTGAGTGGCTGGTCTATATGGCTCAAAGACGCAGTGCCTAG
- a CDS encoding MoxR family ATPase: MSAPSDQQAIEAAAASFRDDYQSAKEQIQLAIVGHDEIIDGVLTCLFAGGHALLEGVPGLGKTLLIRSLSEALHLQFSRIQFTPDLMPADITGTTIVAETEEGRSFEFRKGPLFAQIVLADEINRATPKTQSALLEAMQEGSVTVGGTTYKLDPPFFVMGTQNPIEQEGTYPLPEAQLDRFFFKLEVGYSSREDLAEILNRTTTGHSPKIKQVLSGDAIMKHQQLARRVLIAPHIQDYAVRLILASHPGGDLATPLVNQYVRFGASPRGAQTLALAGKVRALLDGRAHVAVEDIRAVALPAMRHRVLLNFEGEAEGKSTDDILTNLIETLPADVPMASTT, encoded by the coding sequence ATGAGCGCACCGTCAGATCAGCAAGCAATCGAAGCCGCAGCCGCCAGCTTCCGCGATGATTATCAATCTGCCAAGGAGCAAATTCAGCTTGCCATTGTTGGTCACGACGAGATCATCGATGGTGTTCTTACATGCCTTTTTGCTGGAGGGCATGCATTACTCGAGGGTGTGCCTGGTCTCGGTAAAACGCTTTTAATCCGATCACTCTCTGAGGCACTTCATCTTCAGTTTTCACGTATCCAGTTTACGCCCGATCTCATGCCGGCAGATATCACCGGTACCACGATCGTGGCAGAGACCGAAGAGGGTAGGAGCTTTGAGTTTCGCAAGGGACCATTGTTTGCGCAGATTGTCTTAGCTGATGAGATAAACCGGGCTACTCCGAAGACACAATCAGCACTCCTCGAAGCAATGCAAGAGGGATCTGTCACCGTAGGTGGTACGACCTATAAACTTGACCCACCCTTCTTTGTGATGGGGACGCAAAATCCTATTGAGCAGGAAGGCACATACCCGTTGCCCGAAGCTCAGCTCGATCGATTCTTCTTTAAGCTGGAAGTTGGATATTCAAGTCGTGAGGATTTAGCGGAGATTCTTAATCGCACGACCACTGGCCATTCACCCAAAATTAAACAAGTGCTCTCAGGTGATGCGATCATGAAACACCAGCAGCTGGCGCGTCGCGTGCTGATTGCGCCGCATATTCAAGATTATGCAGTCAGGCTGATCTTGGCGTCTCATCCCGGAGGTGACTTGGCAACACCACTGGTTAATCAGTATGTGCGGTTTGGTGCAAGCCCTCGAGGCGCTCAAACGCTCGCACTTGCTGGCAAGGTGCGGGCGCTACTCGATGGTCGCGCTCATGTGGCGGTTGAAGACATTAGAGCAGTGGCGTTGCCTGCAATGCGTCATCGTGTACTTCTGAACTTCGAGGGCGAAGCTGAGGGCAAGTCAACAGATGATATTCTGACTAATCTAATCGAGACACTACCAGCTGATGTTCCGATGGCTTCGACCACATAA
- a CDS encoding type II secretion system protein, producing the protein MSMSCPASQFGSRKAPRSATEWTSRGFSLIEILVVLGIIVILAAIVLPSLSSVNSVASMAEESTAARQQLKAYRDYSLDNNGKIMPGYWNRYQDDNPATSFDESSWPFLEARDDTGRVIRDSSVAGPVSARYPWRLGAYMDYRLATMFSGEQADYYNTVKESLEPSSVCYLYTLSLYPSLGLNTMWLGGDTNYTADLAPSVEAMTGKLYADRMSEIRHPAKLIVFASAHEVNHSQPEISCVEAVTTASGLQAGNFRVLSPIWNPLSGQNPWEETYDPLKPDNHGFVATRDGRKVVTGMIDGSVNQEPIDALRDMRRWANQADSPTWDAFSSLVP; encoded by the coding sequence ATGTCTATGTCTTGCCCAGCATCACAATTCGGCTCCCGAAAGGCGCCCCGCTCAGCCACTGAATGGACCAGCAGGGGGTTTTCCTTAATAGAGATACTGGTTGTTCTGGGCATCATTGTGATCCTGGCGGCGATCGTTCTTCCATCGCTCTCCAGCGTCAATTCAGTTGCGTCCATGGCAGAGGAATCCACCGCCGCCAGACAGCAGCTCAAGGCTTATCGTGACTACTCTCTCGACAATAATGGCAAGATCATGCCGGGGTATTGGAACCGCTATCAAGACGATAATCCCGCCACCAGTTTTGATGAGAGCTCATGGCCATTCCTCGAGGCAAGGGATGATACTGGTCGAGTTATTCGCGATTCGTCTGTGGCCGGTCCAGTTTCTGCACGTTACCCATGGCGCCTTGGCGCTTACATGGACTACCGACTTGCAACGATGTTTAGTGGTGAGCAGGCTGACTATTACAACACGGTCAAAGAGAGCCTTGAGCCTTCGAGCGTCTGTTATCTCTACACACTGAGTCTCTATCCTTCACTGGGCCTCAATACCATGTGGCTAGGTGGCGATACCAATTACACAGCAGATCTTGCCCCGAGCGTCGAGGCGATGACTGGAAAGCTCTATGCGGACCGGATGTCAGAAATTCGCCATCCAGCCAAATTGATTGTTTTTGCGTCAGCGCATGAGGTCAATCACAGCCAGCCGGAAATTTCGTGTGTTGAGGCTGTTACAACCGCCTCTGGATTGCAGGCGGGTAACTTCCGTGTGCTCTCGCCAATTTGGAACCCACTTTCAGGTCAGAACCCCTGGGAAGAGACCTACGATCCGCTTAAGCCTGACAACCATGGCTTTGTTGCAACACGCGATGGCCGAAAGGTCGTGACGGGCATGATCGATGGAAGTGTCAATCAGGAGCCGATTGATGCACTTCGGGATATGCGTCGCTGGGCGAACCAAGCTGATAGCCCAACATGGGATGCCTTTTCATCCCTCGTCCCCTGA